In Camelina sativa cultivar DH55 chromosome 16, Cs, whole genome shotgun sequence, a single window of DNA contains:
- the LOC104753079 gene encoding putative cell division cycle ATPase produces the protein MDSKQMLLSALGVGVGVGVGLGLASGQAVGKWAGGNSSSSNNAVTADKMEKEILRQVVDGRESKITFDEFPYYLSEQTRVLLTSAAYVHLKHFDASKYARNLSPASRAILLSGPAELYQQMLAKALAHFFDAKLLLLDVNDFALKIQSKYGSGNTESSSFKRSPSESALEQLSGLFSSFSILPQREEPKAAGGTLRRQSSGVDITSSSMEGSSNPPKLRRNSSAAANISNLASSSNQGSAPLKRSSSWSFDEKILVQSLYKVLAYVSKANPIVLYLRDVENFLFRSQRTYNLFQKILQKLSGPVLILGSRIVDLSSEDADEIDEKLSSVFPYNIDIRPPEDETHLVSWKSQLERDMNMIQTQDNRNHIMEVLSENDLICDDLESISFEDTKVLSNYIEEIVVSALSYHLMNNKYPEYRNGKLVISSTSLSHGFSLFREGKSGGREKLKQKSKEEQSKEAKSELTADVKPETKPGSVTTEPEKEAKAEKVTPKAPEGAPDNEFEKRIRPEVIPAEEINVTFEDIGALDDIKESLQELVMLPLRRPDLFTGGLLKPCRGILLFGPPGTGKTMLAKAIAREAGASFINVSMSTITSKWFGEDEKNVRALFTLASKVSPTIIFVDEVDSMLGQRTRVGEHEAMRKIKNEFMSHWDGLMTKPGERILVLAATNRPFDLDEAIIRRFERRIMVGLPAVENREKILRTLLAKEKVDENLDYKELAMMTDGYTGSDLKNLCTTAAYRPVRELIQHERVKDTEKKKQRETSKAGEEDEGKEERVITLRALNRQDFKEAKNQVAASFAAEGAGMGELKQWNELYGEGGSRKKEQLTYFL, from the exons atggatagcaaacaGATGTTGTTGTCGGCGCTCGGCGTCGGAGTTGGAGTCGGTGTGGGTTTGGGTTTGGCTTCGGGTCAAGCCGTTGGAAAATGGGCCGGCGGGAACTCGTCGTCGTCTAATAACGCCGTCACGGCGGataagatggagaaggagattctCCGTCAAGTTGTTGACGGCAGAGAGAGTAAAATTACTTTCGATGAGTTTCCTTATTATCTCAg CGAACAAACACGCGTGCTTCTAACAAGTGCAGCTTATGTCCATTTGAAGCACTTTGATGCTTCGAAATATGCGAGAAACTTGTCTCCAGCTAGCCGAGCCATCCTCTTGTCCGGCCCTGCCG AGCTTTACCAACAAATGCTAGCCAAAGCCCTAGCTCATTTCTTTGACGCCAAGTTACTTCTTCTAGACGTCAACGATTTTGCACTCAAG ATACAGAGCAAATATGGCAGCGGAAATACAGAATCATCC TCATTCAAGAGATCTCCCTCAGAATCTGCTTTAGAGCAACTATCAGGACTGTTTAGTTCCTTCTCCATACTTCCTCAGAGAGAAGAGCCTAAAG CCGCTGGTGGTACCTTGAGGAGACAAAGCAGTGGTGTGGATATCACATCAAG TTCAATGGAAGGCTCTAGTAACCCTCCAAAGCTTCGCCGAAACTCTTCAGCAGCAGCTAATATTAGCAACCTTGCATCTTCATCAAACCAAG GTTCAGCGCCTTTGAAGCGTAGTAGCAGCTGGTCATTTGATGAAAAGATTCTTGTCCAATCTTTATATAAG GTCTTGGCTTATGTCTCCAAGGCGAATCCAATTGTGTTATATCTTCGAGACGTCGAGAACTTTCTGTTCCGCTCGCAGAGAACTTACAACTTGTTCCAAAAGATTCTTCAGAAACTCAGTGGACCGGTCCTCATTCTCGGTTCAAGAATCGTAGACTTGTCGAGTGAAGACGCTGATGAAATTGATGAGAAGCTCTCTTCTGTTTTCCCTTATAACATCGACATAAGACCGCCTGAGGATGAGACCCATCTTGTGAGCTGGAAATCGCAGCTTGAACGCGACATGAACATGATCCAAACTCAGGACAATAGGAACCATATCATGGAAGTTTTGTCTGAGAATGATCTCATATGCGACGACCTTGAATCAATCTCTTTTGAGGACACGAAGGTTCTAAGCAATTACATTGAAGAGATTGTTGTCTCTGCTCTTTCGTATCATCTGATGAACAACAAATATCCTGAGTACAGAAACGGAAAGCTAGTGATATCTTCTacaag TTTATCTCATGGATTCAGCCTCTTCAGAGAAGGTAAATCTGGCGGTCGTGAGAAGCTAAAGCAAAAATCTAAGGAAGAACAATCCAAG GAAGCAAAATCTGAATTAACGGCTGATGTCAAGCCGGAGACTAAGCCAGGGAGTGTCACAACGGAACCTGAGAAAGAAGCTAAAGCTGAGAAAGTAACCCCAAAAGCTCCG GAGGGTGCACCGGATAACGAGTTTGAGAAACGGATAAGACCAGAAGTAATCCCAGCAGAAGAAATCAATGTCACATTTGAAGACATTGGTGCACTTGACGACATAAAAGAATCACTACAAGAGCTTGTAATGCTTCCTCTCCGTAGACCAGACCTCTTCACAGGAGGACTCTTAAAGCCCTGCAGAGGAATCTTACTCTTCGGTCCACCGGGTACTGGTAAAACAATGCTAGCTAAAGCCATTGCCAGAGAGGCAGGAGCGAGTTTCATAAACGTTTCAATGTCTACAATAACTTCGAAATGGTTTGGAGAAGACGAGAAGAATGTTAGGGCTTTGTTTACTCTAGCTTCGAAGGTGTCACCGACCATTATATTTGTGGATGAAGTTGATAGTATGTTGGGACAGAGAACAAGAGTTGGAGAACATGAAGCTATGAGAAAGATTAAGAATGAGTTTATGAGTCATTGGGATGGGTTAATGACTAAACCTGGTGAGCGTATCTTAGTACTTGCTGCTACGAATCGGCCTTTCGATCTAGATGAGGCAATCATCAGACGGTTTGAACGAAG GATCATGGTGGGACTACCGGCAGTAGAGAACAGAGAGAAGATTCTAAGGACATTGTTAGCGAAGGAGAAAGTAGATGAAAACTTGGATTACAAGGAACTAGCGATGATGACTGATGGATACACAGGAAGTGATCTCAAG AATCTGTGCACAACCGCTGCTTATAGGCCTGTGAGAGAGCTTATACAACATGAGAGGGTCAAAGATACT gagaagaagaagcagagagagactTCGAAGGCGGGTGAAGAGGATGAAGGGAAGGAGGAGAGAGTGATTACACTTCGTGCTTTGAACAGACAAGACTTTAAAGAAGCCAAGAATCAG GTGGCGGCTAGTTTTGCTGCGGAGGGAGCGGGGATGGGAGAGTTGAAGCAGTGGAATGAGTTGTATGGAGAAGGTGGTTCGAGGAAGAAAGAACAACTCACTTACTTCTTGTAA
- the LOC109129562 gene encoding defensin-like protein 269, producing MAVSKTAMLIVRAAILLSCVSMSNARELQSPQHVECVGGECPPKHPQQYFGSCFSNRDCKNSCFSSCKIQYCYHHECICALCDKEAPAPY from the exons ATGGCAGTATCAAAGACAGCAATGCTCATTGTTCGTGCCGCAATCCTTCTCTCAT GTGTGTCGATGTCAAATGCAAGGGAGCTGCAAAGTCCACAACATGTGGAGTGTGTTGGAGGAGAATGTCCACCGAAGCATCCCCAGCAATATTTTGGGAGTTGCTTTAGCAATCGAGATTGCAAAAATAGTTGTTTCTCATCTTGTAAAATTCAATATTGTTATCATCATGAATGTATTTGCGCACTATGCGACAAGGAGGCTCCAGCACCTTATTAG
- the LOC104753080 gene encoding uncharacterized protein LOC104753080: protein MSLRRVCEMQYKISVPQERFWDRFVCNAAYLANRKLTYLSPSVHWTQMEIESVDHQTKTMKQRFVKPAFVDGYKLIAATTKVIDDEPSGLNCLIDITAEYEKSGREIKDLEEVQFLVGNIEVMGFLCRVDDIIPG from the exons ATGTCACTGAGACGAGTTTGTGAGATGCAGTATAAGATTTCCGTCCCGCAAGAACGATTCTGGGACCGTTTTGTCTGCAATGCGGCTTACTTGGCTAATAGAAAACttacat ACCTTAGCCCATCTGTTCACTGGACTCAAATGGAAATTGAGTCAGTGGATCACCAGACGAAAACCATGAAGCAACGGTTCGTCAAACCTGCATTCGTTGATGGCTATAAGTTGATTGCAGCAACTACAAAAGTTATTGACGACGAGCCCAGTGGCTTGAATTGCCTCATAGACATCACTGCGGAGTACGAAAAGAGTGGCCGTGAGATCAAAGACCTTGAAGAAGTCCAATTCCTTGTGGGGAATATTGAGGTAATGGGTTTTCTTTGCCGTGTTGATGACATTATTCCCGGTTAA